A segment of the Bradyrhizobium sp. CCBAU 53340 genome:
GTCGAAATCGATCGGATGCTGGCCGAGCGAAGCGACATTGACGATACGCGAGGGCGCGGCCGCCTTGAGCAACGGCAGCAGCAGATGGGCGAGCAGGAAGCCAGAGAGATAATTCACGGCAAAGCGCAGCTCATGACCGTCACGGCTCTCCTGCCGTTGCGGCCCGTCGTTCTGCGAACCGATGCCGGCATTGCTGACGAAGACGTCGAGACGTCGATGATCCCGCATCACGGCCGCGGCGAGCTCATGCGTCCCCGCCATCGATGACAGGTCAGCCTGGTAGAAGGTCGGCGCAGCATGGCCGGCCTCCACGATCTCGTGGATCAGCGCTTTCGCCCGCGCCACATCGCGGCCGTGGATCAGAACGTGCGCGCCTTCGGCGGCAAGACGGCTCGCAACATAGCGCCCGACACCATCGGTCGAGCCCGTGATCAGCACCGTCTTGCCGGCCATGTCCATGGATTGCCCCCGCGTTCAGTGAATCTCCGCCGAGCGCTTCAGCGCGGCCTTGAGCTTCTCCAGCGAGAAGTCGGGGCTGCGGGCGATCTCGAGGATCGGCGTCTCGCGGCGGCCACAGAGCTCGGCGGCCTCAGGCAGCTTTGCGGCGACGTCGAGCGGAATCACGATGGCGCCATGCTGGTCGGCGTGGATGAGGTCGTCGGACTTCACGGTCATGCCGGCGACACGCACCTCGCCGCCGAAGCTCTCGGCATGCACCCACGCATGCGACGGGCCGATCGAGCCGGCGAGCGCCTGGAAGCCCGGAGCCCATTGCGGGATGTCGCGGATCGAACCATCGGTGATGACGCCGAGGCAGCCGAGCGCCTTGTGCACGTTGCTCTGCACCTCGCCCCAGAACGCGCCGTAGCCGACGTCGGGGCCGTCGATATCCTGGATCACCGAGATGCGCGGGCCGTGGCCGGTGCCGACATATTCGTAATATTCGATACGGCGCTTCGACTGCTCTTCGGCCGGCAGCGAGGACTTCAGCACCGAGCGGATCGCGACGGTGCGGGCGTAGCCGACGATTGGCGGCAGATCCGGGAACGGGCAAACCAGTTGCTTGGTGGTGTAGCCGATCAGGCGGCGCTCCGGCGCCACGATCTCCATGGCGTTGCAGATCGTCGGCGTATCATAGCGGCCCAGCGCTTCGAGGACGGAAGCGGGCAGCGGCCCGGTGGCGGAATTGGTCACGGCGTTCTCTCCCAGATTGGCGGCCGCTGTTGGCGCGGGGCCGCCGATACCGGGCGATATAGCCGAGATCGGGCCTCAACCCAACTCAGGCGCTCTCATGGCAGATATCCGCGTGCGATCGCTCAGTGCAGCCGCCGGTCGTCATGCGGCGGCTCCGACAGGCTCGCCATCGTCGGTGCAGATGGCGGCGACGGCACCTCCCCGCCCGCCGGCGCCACGGCGTTCGTCGCCCGCGCCTGGTCGCGGTAGGATTTGTAGCCGAGCGGCAAGGCGAGAAGATACAGCACCGTGCCGATCGACAGTACGTACCAGGGATAGCTGATCAGCAGCGCGATGAAGAAGATCACCGCGACGAACGCCGGCAACACCAGCTCGGGCGGCACCCGCATCCGCATGCTCTTGCCGGAGAACACCGGCAGGCGCGACACCATCAGGAAGGCAATCAGCAGCGTGTAGCCGGCCGTCAGCGCCGCAGGCCAGCGGCCGAAATCCAGGAACGCCGCATAGATCGGCAACATCACGGTGATCGCGCCGGCCGGTGCCGGCACGCCGGTGAAGAAATTGGCGGCGAAGGCCGGCTTGTTCGGATCGTCCAGCGTGGCGTTGAAGCGCGCGAGCCGCAGGCACATCGAGATCGCAAACACCATGGCCGCGATCCAGCCGGCATTGCCGAGTTCGTGCAACTGCCAGAAGTACAGCATCAAGCCGGGGGCGACGCCGAAATTGACGAAGTCGGCGAGGCTGTCGAGCTCCGCGCCAAACTTCGACTGGCCCTTGATCAGGCGCGCAATGCGGCCGTCGATGCCGTCGAGCGCGGCCGCGAACACGATGGCGTAGACGGCGAGCGCCATCCGGCCCTCGATCGACAGCCGGATCGCGGTCAGGCCGGCGCAGATCGCCAGCAGCGTGATCACGTTCGGCACCAGCATCCGCACCGGGATCGGGCGGAACCGGCGACGGCGGATGTCGGGATCTCTATCGTCGTAGGGCGTCATGGGCTCGTCCTCACCTCTCAGCGAGATATAGCAAGCCGCATTCCCCTCCGCCATTGCGGCGGAAGGCCCCTCGACACGGCCTTTTGGTTAATTGGCGCGATAGGCGCGGCCGGGGTCGTCTCCGGTGAGATCGGCCAGAATGGTCTCGCCGGCGATCGCGGTCTGCCCTTCCGAGACCAGCGCCTTGGTCCCGACAGGCAGATAGACGTCGAGCCGCGAGCCGAAGCGGATCAGGCCGAACCGCTCACCGGCGCCTATCGCCTGGCCTTCCTTGACGAAGCAGACGATACGCTTGGCGATGAGGCCCGCGATCTGGATCACGCCGATGCGGCCCTGCGGCGTCGAGATGACGAGCGAGTTGCGCTCATTGTCCTCGCTCGCCTTGTCGAGCTCGGCATTGATGAACAGGCCGGGACGATAGGCGATGCGGTCCACCCTGCCCGCCACGGGCGCGCGGTTCACATGGCAGTTGAACACGCTCATGAACACGGAGATGCGCGGCAGCGGCCGGTCGCCGAGGCCGAGCTCGGCCGGCGGCAGCGCGGTGGTGATCATCGAGACGCGGCCGTCGGCAGGCGACACCACCAGCCCCTCGCGCACCGGCGTCACGCGCACGGGATCGCGGAAGAACAGCGCGCACCACACGGTCAAGATCGTGCCGATCCATCCCAGCGGCGACCACAGCCAGAACAGGACCAGGCTTGCCAGCGCAAAGCCGCCAATGAAGGGATAACCCTCCTTGTGGATCGGCGGGATCTGACGCTGGATCGAATCGAGAATGGACATCGCTATCTGCCGCTGATGGGGTTGATGGCGCGGGTCGTCTCGCGCACCGGGGTTGTTTAGGCCAGAGTTGGGACCGGAGACAAGCTCACTCCGCTGCCGCCTGCGCCGTCAGGGCGTCCTCGACCGGCGGCGGCTCCCGATTGGGCGCATCGCTCGAATCGGTCATCCGGGCCAGCTTCTCGCGCGCGGCCTCGGCCTCACGCTGCCTGTCCCACATGCTGGCGTAGAGACCGCCCTGCGCGAGCAGGCTGGCATGGGTCCCGCGCTCGGCGATGCGGCCCTGGTCGAGCACGATGATCTCGTCGGCACCGACGATGGTCGAGAGCCGGTGGGCGATGACGAGCGAGGTGCGGTTCTTCGCGACGCGGTCGAGCGCGCCCTGGATCTCGTGCTCGGTGTGGGTGTCGAGCGCCGAGGTCGCCTCGTCAAGGACGAGGATCGGCGGCGCCTTCAACACCGTGCGCGCGATCGCGACACGCTGCTTCTCACCGCCCGACAGTTTCAAGCCGCGCTCGCCGACCTGGGTCTCGTAGCCCATCGGCGCCATGCGAATGAAAGGATCAATCTGCGCCAGTCGCGCCGCTTCCTCGACTTCGTCGTCGCTGGCGTCCCAACGGCCGTAGCGAATATTGTAGCGGATGGTGTCGTTGAACAGCACCGTGTCCTGCGGCACCATGCCGATCGAGCCGCGCAAGGAGCCTTGTGTGACCTGGCGGATGTCCTGGCCATCGATCAGGATCTTGCCGCCGGAGATGTCGTAGAGGCGGAACAGCAGCCGCGAGATCGTCGACTTGCCCGCACCTGACGGGCCGACGATCGCGACCGTCTTTCCGGCCGGCACCTCGAAGCTGATGCCCTTGAGGATCGGCCGCGTCGGTTCATAGGCAAAACGCACGTCCTCGAAGCGCACGGTGCCGGCGGAAACGACGAGCGGCCGCGCATCGGGCGCGTCCTTGATCTCGGCCTCGCGGTGGATCACATTGAACATCTTCTCGATGTCGATGATCGCCTGCTTGATCTCGCGATAGACCATGCCCATGAAATTCAGGGGCTGGTAGAGCTGGATCATCATGGCGTTGACCAGCACGAAATCGCCGACCGTGTTGGTGCCGTTGCGTATGCCGATCGCGCACATCAGCATGGTGGCGGTCAGCCCGAGCGTGAAGATCACGGCCTGCCCCGTGTTGAGCACGGCGAGCGAGGTATACGCCTGGACGCTCGACTCCTCGTAGCGCGCGACCGAGCGGTCGTAGCGTTGCGCCTCGCGCGCCTCGGCGCTGAAATACTTGACGGTCTCGTAGTTGAGCAGCGAGTCGATCGCCTTGGTGTTCGCCTCAGTGTCGGAATCGTTCATCTTGCGACGGATGCCGATCCGCCACTCGGTCGCGACATAGGTGTAGTACATGTAGACCGCGACCGTGATCAGCGTCGCGACCACATAGCGCCAGTCGAACTGCCAGAGCAGCACCGCCATCAATAGCGAGACCTCGACAATGGTCGGGATCAGCTGAAGGATCACCATGCGCACGATGACTTCGATGCCCGCGCGGCCGCGCTCGAGTACGCGCGTCAGGCCGCCGGTCTTGCGCTCGAGGTGAAAACGCAGCGAGAGCTCGTGCATATGGATGAAAGTGATGTTCGCGAGCTTGCGCACCGCATGCATGGCGACGCGCGCAAAGATGCCGTCGCGCCATTGCGTCAGCACCGCCATCACGATGCGCATGAGGCCATAGCTCGCCGTCAGCAGCAGCGGCGATGCCACCACCCAGAGGTGCCAGTTGCCGGCCTGCACCGGCGCGGTGTTGGCACCCGTGAGCGCATCCGTTGCCCATTTGAAGCTAAACGGGACCGCCAGCGTGACCAGCTTGGCCGCGAGCAGCAGCACCATCGACCAGACCACCCGCATCTTCAGGTCGAAGCGATCGCCCGGCCAGATATAGGGCCACAGATGGGCCAGCGTGCCCATCAGCGTGGCCCGCTCCAGCGGTCCACCTTTGGGCTCAGGCGTGTCTGGCGAATGAGAGTGAGGTGGGCTCATGAAGAAACCTGGAGGGCCCGCCGGATGCGGGCGCGTTGCGATTAACTGTTTTCGCTCGTCATATAGAAGCTTCCGGGGCCAAGCGCACCCCGCCAGATGGCGAATCTTCGATTGTTTGTCGCCATTTACCGGTAGATTTCCGGGTAGTCCGAATCACCCGAAGGGCTTGACGGCCCTCCGCTGCAATGCATCATGACACCAATGAGCACCATTAAAACCGTCTGTGTCTATTGCGGCTCCGGCCCCGGAACCAATCCCCGTTTCACCGAAGGCGCCAAGGCGTTCGGCAAGGCGCTCGCCGAGAACAACATTCGCCTCGTCTATGGCGGCGGCTCGCTGGGCCTGATGGGCTCGGTCGCAACCTCCGTGCTGGATCACGGCGGCACCGTCACCGGCATCATCCCCGAATTCCTGCGCAAGCGTGAGAACGCGCTGACGCGCGTGCAGGAAATGATCGTCACCCCCGACATGCACGAGCGCAAGCGCCTGATGTTCGAGCGCTCCGACGCCTTCGTGGCGCTGCCGGGCGGCGTCGGCACGCTGGAGGAGCTGGTCGAGCAATTGACCTGGAAGCAGCTCGGCCGGCACGCCAAGCCTGTTCTGCTCGCCAACATCGACGATTTCTGGGAGCCGCTGTTCTCGCTGCTGTCGCATATGCGCCAGACCGAGTTCATCCGCGCCGGCCTCTCGGTCGACATCCTCAAGGCCGATCGCGTCGACGATATTTTGCCGAAGCTGAGGTCAGCGGCAGCTCAGATCGCCGAGGCGGAAAAGCAGATGGCCCCGGACGTCGCGCGCAAGCTCTAAGCTTTTTGTTTGCGCATGATCTTTTCGGAAAACCGCTGCACACTTTTCCGGATCATGCGCTAGTCCTGCGGAAACGTCACCGCCTCGATCCGGTTACCATCGGGATCGACGATGAAGGCTGCATAATAGCGCACGCGGTCGTGCGGGCGCAGACCCGGCGCGCCGTCGGAGGCGCCGCCGCTTGCAAGCGCGGCGGCATGAAACGCGTCGACCTCCCCTGGCGTTTTCGCCCGCAGGCAGATGTGCACGCCGCTCTCCGGTGGGACACGCGGCATGGCCTCGCGCAAATTGATCCAGAATTCGGGATAGGCCTTGCCGAAGCCGATCGTGCGCGGCCGGGTGACGAGGCGCGTGAGGCCGAGCGCGGCGAGCGTTGCTTCATAAAACTTTGCGGAGCGCTCGAGCTCGCTGACGCCGACGGAGATGTGGTCGATCATTGTTAATGCCCCCCTCTCTCCCCGTCATTGCGAGCGCAGCTAAGTAATCCAGAATGCATCCCCGGAGACAGTCTGGATTGCTTCGTCGCTTCGCTCCTCGCAATGACGGTATCCGTGGCAACACCTACGCCGGCGCGCCTGACTTCACGAGCTTGTAGATCACCGAATCCATCAGCGCCTGGAACGAGGCGTCGATGATGTTCGGGGACACGCCGACCGTGGTCCATCGATCGCCATTCTCGTCCTCGCTCTCGATCAAGACGCGCGTCACCGCGCCGGTGCCGCCATTGAGGATACGGACGCGATAGTCGATCAGCGTCAGGCCCTCGATATATTTCTGGTACTTGCCGAGGTCCTTGCGCAAGGCAACGTCGAGCGCATTGACCGGACCGTTGCCTTCGGCGGCCGAGATCAGATGCTCGCCGGCGACGTCGACCTTGACCACGGCCAGCGCCACGGTGACGCGCTCGCCGAGCGCGTTGTAGCGCTGCTCGACATTGACGTCGAACTGCTCGACCTCGAAATAATGCGGCACCTTGCCGAGCGTGCGGCGCGCCAGCAGATCGAAAGAGGCGTTGGCGGATTCATAGGCGTAGCCCTGGGCCTCGCGCTCCTTCAACTCCTCGACGAGCCGCGTCAGCTTGGGATCGCTCTTCTCATAGGCGATGCCGGCACGGTCGAGCTCGGCGATGACGTTGGAGCGGCCGGCCTGGTCCGACACCAGCACTTTGCGGTGATTGCCGACCAGCTCAGGCAGGATGTGCTCGTAGGTCTGCGGATCCTTCATCACGGCGGAAGCGTGAATGCCTGTCTTGGTCACGAAGGCGCTCTCGCCGACGTAAGCCGCATGCCGGTTCGGCACGCGGTTGAGCATGTCATCCAGCGTGCGCGAGACCTTGACCAGCGTCGCGAGCTTCTCCTGCGTGACACTGATCTCGAACGCGTCCGCGAACTCTTTTTTCAATTTCAACGTCGGGATCAGCGAGCAGAGATTGGCGTTGCCGCAACGCTCGCCGAGCCCGTTCAGCGTGCCCTGGATCTGCCGCGCGCCGGCGCGCACCGCGGCAAGCGAGTTGGCCACCGCCTGCTCGGTGTCGTTATGGGCGTGGATGCCGACGTGATCGCCGGGGATGTGCTTCGTCACCTCGGTGACGATGGCCTCGACCTCATCAGGCATGGTGCCGCCATTGGTGTCGCACAGCACCACCCAGCGCGCGCCGGCCTCATAGGCCGCCGTGGCGCAGGCGAGCGCAAAGCTCGCATCTTCCTTGTAACCGTCGAAGAAATGCTCGCAATCGAGCATGACCTCGCGGCCCGCGGCCTTTGCGGCTGCGACGCTGTCGCGGATCGAGGCGAGGTTTTCTTCCTTGGTCGTCTCCAGCGCGACGCGCACCTGGTAGGCCGAGGACTTCGCCACAAAGCAGATCGCATCGGCCTTGGCTTCGAGCAGCCCGGCGACGCCGGGATCGTTGGAGACAGAGCGTCCTGCGCGGCGCGTCATGCCGAAGGCGGTGAAACGCGCATGGCTGAGCTTCGGTTTAGAGCCGAAGAACTCGGTGTCGAGCGGATTGGCACCGGGATAGCCGCCCTCGACATAGTCGATGCCGAGATCATCGAGCATGCTTGCGATGATCCGCTTGTCGGCCAGCGTGAAGTCGACGCCGTTGGTCTGCGCGCCGTCACGCAGCGTGGTATCGAACAGATAGAGGCGCTCCTTGCTCATTGCGCAGCTCCGAGCGTCTTCTTCATGGTGGTGTTGGCGAGCCATTCGTCGTTCATGGTGACGCTGTTGCGCTGCTGGGCCGTGTAGCCGCGCTGGGCAAAGAAGTTCTGGGCGGTATCACTGGCATCGACCGTGAGCGCCGCAGCGCCGCGGCCGCCAGCGAGCTTCTCCAGCGCATCGACCAGCATGGTCGCGATGCCCTGCCGGCTCGCGGCCGGATGCACATAGAGCATGTGGATGTGGTCGGCGCCGCGCAACGAGGCGAAGCCGACGGGCGAGCCGTCGAGTGTCGCGATCAGCGTCAGGTCGGACGCGAGCCGCTTGCCGAACTCCTCGGTCTCGGCCGCCGCCATCCAGGCCTCCTGCTGCGCCTCGCTGTAATCGTCGCCGGTCAGCTCCTGGATGCTGGCGGCAAAAATCGCGGCGAGCATCGGAACGTCGGCCGGCAGGAACGGCCGAAGTGCGGGCTTGGGGTGCGCTTGTGCCATCATTTTCACCACATCCCGTAGAGTTTCAGCACGATCGCCACGGCGGCGCCGAGCAGCAGGATTTTCAGCACGATGTAATAGAGCCAGTGCCGCGGAAAAGGCGTGTCGGGGCGCGTCATCGCACAACCTCCCAGCTCGTTCCGGCCTTGGAATCCTTGATCGCGACGCCCATTGCGGCGAGCTGATCGCGGATGCGGTCGGACTCGGCGAAATCCTTGCGCGCCCGCGCGGCGGTCCGCTCCGCGATCAGGCGTTCGACTTCCCTGGCGTCGACGCCGCTCGCCCGCTGCTTGCGATCTTCCCATTGGGCGGCGCTTTCGGAGAGGAAGCCCAACAGCCGCAGCGAGCCCGCAAGGCCGGCTACGTCGCTGCCGCGCAGGCCGTGCAGCGCCGCAATCGCCTGCGGCGTGTTGAGGTCGTCGAGCAGCGGCTCGACCACGGACGCAGCCGGCTTGCCGGGCTCGACGTCGGCGGCGGCCCGATACCAGTCGTCGAGCGTCTTGGCGCTCTCCTCCAGCGACTTCATGGTCCAGTCGATCGGAGAGGTGTAATGCGTCTTCAGCATGTTGAGACGCAGCGCCTCACCCGGCCAGTCCGCGAGCAGTTCGTGTATGGTGATGAAGTTGCCGAGGCTCTTCGACATCTTCTCGCCCTCGACCTGCAGGAAGCCGTTGTGCATCCAGGTGTTCGCCATGCGCTGCTGGTGGAAGGCGCAGCAGGTCTGCGCCACCTCGTTCTCGTGATGCGGAAACACGAGGTCGATGCCGCCGCCATGGATGTCGAACTGCTCGCCGAGATGCTTCCAGGCCATGGCCGAGCACTCGATGTGCCAGCCCGGACGGCCCTCGGCCTCGATCCCGGCCGGCGACGGCCAGGACGGCTCGCCGGGCTTGGACGGCTTCCACAGCACGAAGTCGGTATTGCCCTTCTTGTAGGGCGCGACATCGACGCGGGCGCCGGCGATCATCTCGTCCAGCGAACGGTTGGACAGCGCGCCATAGCGCGGCAGCACGGAATTGGCCGCGTTCATCGCCTGCGGCGAGAACAGCACGTGGTCCTCGGCGACATAGGCGAAGCCACCCTTGACGAGTCTCTCGATGATCTCGCGCATCTCGCCGATATGCTCGGTCGCGCGCGGCTCGACGGTCGGCCGCAGTGCGCGAAGCGCATCGACGTCGGCGTGAAACTGTCTACCGGTCTCTTCGGTAACCTTGCGGATCGCCTCGTTCAGCGGCAGGCCGGGAAAATCCCGCGCGGCGCGGTCGTTGATCTTGTCGTCGACGTCGGTGATGTTGCGGACATATTTGACGTGCGCCTCGCCATAGACATGGCGCAGCAGCCGAAACAGCACGTCGAACACGATCACGGGCCGGGCATTGCCGATATGGGCGAAGTCATAGACGGTCGGTCCGCAGACATACACGCGGACGTTCTTCGCATCGAGCGGGACGAAGGTGCGCTTTTCCCGGCTCAGCGTATCGTAAAGGCGCAATTCCATAGGGACACCCGTCGGCTGGTGGCCGGGCGTCCAGTGCTCTCAATGTGTTTGAGAAAAGACGGCTCCAGCCAGCGAATCGCTAGCTCGTAATCTCGCGGCAAATAATGCAGATGGCGAGGAGACCGTTCATGCGGCGACATATGGGCTAGGAAGCGGCCCCGCGTCAAGGGAGCCGCGAAAATGCCGCCTTATCTCCGCAAAGCGCGTCGCCGCCCCAGCGGGTTCCGTTCTCCTTAACCTTTTGAGTTTATTAATGTGCCGGCGGTCCCCAGCCCCCGGTGCCCCATGCGATCCCTGTTCGCGCTCGTCTCCTGTGCCTCTCTCCTCGCGGCATCCAGCACTTTCGCCGAGACCCGCGTCTTCATCATCGCCAATCAGGTCGACGGCTATGGTGTCGACCAGTGCCTGGCCAAGGGCAAGACATGCGGCGCGCAGGTCGCCCGCACCTATTGCCGGTCACGAGACTTTGCGCAGGCATCGAGCTACCGCCGGGTCGATCCCGATGAAATTACCGGCTCTGTCCCCAAATCCGGCGCAAA
Coding sequences within it:
- a CDS encoding TIGR00730 family Rossman fold protein, with the translated sequence MSTIKTVCVYCGSGPGTNPRFTEGAKAFGKALAENNIRLVYGGGSLGLMGSVATSVLDHGGTVTGIIPEFLRKRENALTRVQEMIVTPDMHERKRLMFERSDAFVALPGGVGTLEELVEQLTWKQLGRHAKPVLLANIDDFWEPLFSLLSHMRQTEFIRAGLSVDILKADRVDDILPKLRSAAAQIAEAEKQMAPDVARKL
- a CDS encoding RraA family protein, with amino-acid sequence MTNSATGPLPASVLEALGRYDTPTICNAMEIVAPERRLIGYTTKQLVCPFPDLPPIVGYARTVAIRSVLKSSLPAEEQSKRRIEYYEYVGTGHGPRISVIQDIDGPDVGYGAFWGEVQSNVHKALGCLGVITDGSIRDIPQWAPGFQALAGSIGPSHAWVHAESFGGEVRVAGMTVKSDDLIHADQHGAIVIPLDVAAKLPEAAELCGRRETPILEIARSPDFSLEKLKAALKRSAEIH
- the cimA gene encoding citramalate synthase — translated: MSKERLYLFDTTLRDGAQTNGVDFTLADKRIIASMLDDLGIDYVEGGYPGANPLDTEFFGSKPKLSHARFTAFGMTRRAGRSVSNDPGVAGLLEAKADAICFVAKSSAYQVRVALETTKEENLASIRDSVAAAKAAGREVMLDCEHFFDGYKEDASFALACATAAYEAGARWVVLCDTNGGTMPDEVEAIVTEVTKHIPGDHVGIHAHNDTEQAVANSLAAVRAGARQIQGTLNGLGERCGNANLCSLIPTLKLKKEFADAFEISVTQEKLATLVKVSRTLDDMLNRVPNRHAAYVGESAFVTKTGIHASAVMKDPQTYEHILPELVGNHRKVLVSDQAGRSNVIAELDRAGIAYEKSDPKLTRLVEELKEREAQGYAYESANASFDLLARRTLGKVPHYFEVEQFDVNVEQRYNALGERVTVALAVVKVDVAGEHLISAAEGNGPVNALDVALRKDLGKYQKYIEGLTLIDYRVRILNGGTGAVTRVLIESEDENGDRWTTVGVSPNIIDASFQALMDSVIYKLVKSGAPA
- a CDS encoding phosphatidylcholine/phosphatidylserine synthase; this encodes MTPYDDRDPDIRRRRFRPIPVRMLVPNVITLLAICAGLTAIRLSIEGRMALAVYAIVFAAALDGIDGRIARLIKGQSKFGAELDSLADFVNFGVAPGLMLYFWQLHELGNAGWIAAMVFAISMCLRLARFNATLDDPNKPAFAANFFTGVPAPAGAITVMLPIYAAFLDFGRWPAALTAGYTLLIAFLMVSRLPVFSGKSMRMRVPPELVLPAFVAVIFFIALLISYPWYVLSIGTVLYLLALPLGYKSYRDQARATNAVAPAGGEVPSPPSAPTMASLSEPPHDDRRLH
- a CDS encoding ABC transporter ATP-binding protein/permease, producing the protein MSPPHSHSPDTPEPKGGPLERATLMGTLAHLWPYIWPGDRFDLKMRVVWSMVLLLAAKLVTLAVPFSFKWATDALTGANTAPVQAGNWHLWVVASPLLLTASYGLMRIVMAVLTQWRDGIFARVAMHAVRKLANITFIHMHELSLRFHLERKTGGLTRVLERGRAGIEVIVRMVILQLIPTIVEVSLLMAVLLWQFDWRYVVATLITVAVYMYYTYVATEWRIGIRRKMNDSDTEANTKAIDSLLNYETVKYFSAEAREAQRYDRSVARYEESSVQAYTSLAVLNTGQAVIFTLGLTATMLMCAIGIRNGTNTVGDFVLVNAMMIQLYQPLNFMGMVYREIKQAIIDIEKMFNVIHREAEIKDAPDARPLVVSAGTVRFEDVRFAYEPTRPILKGISFEVPAGKTVAIVGPSGAGKSTISRLLFRLYDISGGKILIDGQDIRQVTQGSLRGSIGMVPQDTVLFNDTIRYNIRYGRWDASDDEVEEAARLAQIDPFIRMAPMGYETQVGERGLKLSGGEKQRVAIARTVLKAPPILVLDEATSALDTHTEHEIQGALDRVAKNRTSLVIAHRLSTIVGADEIIVLDQGRIAERGTHASLLAQGGLYASMWDRQREAEAAREKLARMTDSSDAPNREPPPVEDALTAQAAAE
- a CDS encoding GNAT family N-acetyltransferase, translating into MAQAHPKPALRPFLPADVPMLAAIFAASIQELTGDDYSEAQQEAWMAAAETEEFGKRLASDLTLIATLDGSPVGFASLRGADHIHMLYVHPAASRQGIATMLVDALEKLAGGRGAAALTVDASDTAQNFFAQRGYTAQQRNSVTMNDEWLANTTMKKTLGAAQ
- a CDS encoding SDR family NAD(P)-dependent oxidoreductase codes for the protein MDMAGKTVLITGSTDGVGRYVASRLAAEGAHVLIHGRDVARAKALIHEIVEAGHAAPTFYQADLSSMAGTHELAAAVMRDHRRLDVFVSNAGIGSQNDGPQRQESRDGHELRFAVNYLSGFLLAHLLLPLLKAAAPSRIVNVASLGQHPIDFDDVMITKGYSGSRAYAQSKLSQIMFTIDLAEELKGAGITVNALHPATYMNTTMVHAGGITPMSTVEQGGAAILHLVEGDDVAGKSGLFFNGLNKARANPQAYDADARRRLRMLSLELTGLSS
- a CDS encoding VOC family protein; this translates as MIDHISVGVSELERSAKFYEATLAALGLTRLVTRPRTIGFGKAYPEFWINLREAMPRVPPESGVHICLRAKTPGEVDAFHAAALASGGASDGAPGLRPHDRVRYYAAFIVDPDGNRIEAVTFPQD
- the cysS gene encoding cysteine--tRNA ligase; translated protein: MELRLYDTLSREKRTFVPLDAKNVRVYVCGPTVYDFAHIGNARPVIVFDVLFRLLRHVYGEAHVKYVRNITDVDDKINDRAARDFPGLPLNEAIRKVTEETGRQFHADVDALRALRPTVEPRATEHIGEMREIIERLVKGGFAYVAEDHVLFSPQAMNAANSVLPRYGALSNRSLDEMIAGARVDVAPYKKGNTDFVLWKPSKPGEPSWPSPAGIEAEGRPGWHIECSAMAWKHLGEQFDIHGGGIDLVFPHHENEVAQTCCAFHQQRMANTWMHNGFLQVEGEKMSKSLGNFITIHELLADWPGEALRLNMLKTHYTSPIDWTMKSLEESAKTLDDWYRAAADVEPGKPAASVVEPLLDDLNTPQAIAALHGLRGSDVAGLAGSLRLLGFLSESAAQWEDRKQRASGVDAREVERLIAERTAARARKDFAESDRIRDQLAAMGVAIKDSKAGTSWEVVR
- a CDS encoding phosphatidylserine decarboxylase, translated to MSILDSIQRQIPPIHKEGYPFIGGFALASLVLFWLWSPLGWIGTILTVWCALFFRDPVRVTPVREGLVVSPADGRVSMITTALPPAELGLGDRPLPRISVFMSVFNCHVNRAPVAGRVDRIAYRPGLFINAELDKASEDNERNSLVISTPQGRIGVIQIAGLIAKRIVCFVKEGQAIGAGERFGLIRFGSRLDVYLPVGTKALVSEGQTAIAGETILADLTGDDPGRAYRAN